A window of Thermococcus aggregans contains these coding sequences:
- a CDS encoding MarC family protein gives MISFFKTFLYVFGTLFAVMNPIGAVPVFLSIVQQCKSREGIISLAKRTSVAVLITLTTFALVGEWIFKFFGSTIDAFAIAGGILLFRMAMEMLSGNLSTVKISHEEEEEAVTLSEIAIIPLAIPLISGLGSITAVMIPMAKNVDYSGKAAVILAIFVASFSVYLVLRSAEKVQQRLGRVGIRLITRMMGLILASMAVQLVINGVKGAFGL, from the coding sequence ATGATTTCGTTCTTTAAAACATTCCTTTATGTGTTTGGAACTTTATTCGCAGTAATGAACCCTATTGGTGCCGTCCCAGTGTTTCTCTCTATTGTCCAGCAATGCAAATCTCGTGAAGGAATTATAAGCTTGGCAAAGAGAACATCAGTGGCTGTCCTCATTACCTTGACAACTTTTGCACTCGTAGGAGAGTGGATATTCAAGTTCTTTGGTTCCACAATAGATGCTTTTGCAATCGCAGGAGGGATTTTGCTCTTCAGGATGGCTATGGAAATGCTAAGCGGTAACCTATCAACCGTGAAGATAAGCCACGAAGAGGAAGAAGAGGCCGTAACTTTGAGTGAGATTGCCATAATCCCCTTAGCAATCCCTCTAATCTCCGGTCTCGGTTCTATAACGGCGGTAATGATACCTATGGCGAAAAACGTCGATTATTCGGGAAAAGCGGCCGTAATTCTTGCAATTTTTGTGGCAAGTTTTTCAGTTTACCTAGTGCTTAGGTCTGCAGAAAAGGTGCAGCAAAGGTTGGGTAGAGTGGGAATAAGGCTTATCACACGAATGATGGGTCTTATATTGGCTTCAATGGCTGTTCAGCTTGTTATCAATGGGGTTAAAGGAGCTTTCGGACTTTAA
- the ftsY gene encoding signal recognition particle-docking protein FtsY: MFGKLKEKLSSFVDKVVQTEISEKDVENALWDLELELLEADVALEVVEELKEKIKQKLVGQKVKIGTNKREIVEKAVRDAVLEVLTPEKRIDLLEMIKSKKEKPFVIVFVGFNGSGKTTTIAKLANWLKKNGLSVVIAASDTFRAGAIEQIEEHAKRVGVKVIKHGYKSDPAAVAYDAIEHAKARGIDVVLVDTAGRNELNRNLMDEMKKIVRVTKPDLVIFVGDALAGNAIIEQARQFNEAVKIDGVILTKLDADARGGAALSIAHAIGAPILFVGVGQGYEDLMPFDEKWMLEKIFGE; encoded by the coding sequence ATGTTCGGAAAACTTAAGGAGAAATTAAGCTCATTTGTTGATAAAGTTGTCCAAACTGAAATAAGTGAAAAAGACGTCGAGAATGCACTCTGGGATCTTGAGCTAGAGCTTTTGGAGGCAGATGTGGCATTAGAGGTTGTGGAGGAACTTAAAGAAAAAATAAAACAGAAGCTCGTTGGGCAAAAGGTTAAAATAGGTACGAACAAAAGGGAGATTGTCGAAAAGGCCGTTAGAGATGCCGTTCTCGAAGTTTTAACGCCTGAAAAACGCATAGATCTCCTTGAGATGATAAAATCAAAAAAAGAAAAGCCGTTTGTGATAGTTTTTGTAGGGTTCAATGGAAGCGGAAAGACAACAACAATAGCGAAACTTGCCAACTGGCTTAAGAAAAATGGTTTAAGCGTTGTTATAGCTGCGAGTGATACCTTTAGAGCGGGGGCAATAGAGCAGATTGAGGAGCATGCTAAGAGGGTTGGTGTTAAGGTCATCAAACATGGCTACAAATCAGACCCGGCTGCAGTGGCTTACGATGCCATAGAGCATGCAAAAGCAAGAGGCATTGACGTGGTTTTGGTTGACACTGCTGGAAGAAACGAACTGAACAGAAACCTCATGGACGAAATGAAGAAAATAGTCAGGGTTACAAAGCCAGATTTGGTCATATTCGTAGGGGATGCACTTGCTGGGAATGCGATAATAGAACAGGCGAGGCAGTTCAATGAAGCTGTCAAAATCGATGGCGTTATCTTAACGAAACTCGATGCAGATGCAAGGGGCGGTGCGGCATTGAGCATAGCACATGCCATTGGCGCTCCGATACTTTTTGTTGGGGTTGGCCAGGGGTATGAGGATTTAATGCCGTTTGATGAAAAGTGGATGCTGGAGAAGATTTTTGGTGAATGA
- a CDS encoding amidohydrolase: MNGKIYLSFKPLKTAEAIVVGNEKVIYTGDSEKARKIAEELGGEVVDLKGKIVMPGFIDSHLHLSSLGQSLKMLNLKGTKSIKELKEKLKEYVGKTNTSWILGFGWDQEELGRYPTKKDLDEVVNDKPVLLYRTCFHVALLNTKAIEIVGLEEGEDADPETGIVKENALEKVREAINEALTVEDYKHFIEEGAKFVLSQGVTSVGFVSVNKKSLRALLELDKEGKLPIRVFVYLDPSLLEGLKDLSLTRGVGSKKVKVMGIKVLADGSLGARTAWLSEPYEDSPTTGHPNISKEELREIVREAHQLGLQMAVHAIGDKTTDMILDIYEEFSAERNRIEHASILREDQIKRMKRLGVVASVQPRFVISDWWAVKRVGKRRAKWVYPFKSMLEEGITIGFGTDSPIEPVNPWESVYAAVTRGKFEGIETYDYTKDECLSLEESLHSYTYGSAYIMHAEDELGTLEKGKFGDFIIVDQDPFEVKEEELKDIKVLEVYVSGSKNY; this comes from the coding sequence GTGAATGGGAAAATATACCTATCTTTTAAACCGTTGAAAACCGCAGAAGCAATAGTGGTAGGCAATGAAAAAGTTATTTACACTGGAGATAGTGAAAAGGCTCGCAAAATCGCAGAGGAACTTGGAGGAGAAGTTGTAGACTTAAAGGGAAAAATCGTTATGCCGGGATTCATAGATTCCCATCTTCACCTAAGTTCTCTCGGGCAGTCTTTGAAAATGCTCAATCTAAAGGGAACAAAAAGCATAAAAGAGCTAAAGGAAAAGCTTAAGGAGTACGTCGGCAAAACGAATACAAGCTGGATTCTGGGCTTTGGATGGGATCAGGAGGAGCTTGGAAGGTATCCCACAAAAAAAGATTTAGACGAGGTTGTTAACGATAAACCGGTGCTCTTGTATAGGACTTGTTTCCACGTAGCCCTTTTGAACACGAAGGCTATAGAAATTGTAGGCTTAGAAGAAGGAGAAGATGCAGACCCCGAAACAGGGATAGTAAAAGAAAATGCCCTGGAAAAGGTAAGAGAGGCCATAAACGAAGCCCTAACGGTTGAAGATTACAAGCACTTTATCGAAGAAGGAGCAAAGTTCGTCCTTTCACAGGGAGTTACAAGTGTGGGATTCGTGAGCGTAAACAAGAAAAGCCTCAGAGCACTTTTAGAGCTGGACAAGGAAGGCAAGCTGCCTATTAGAGTGTTCGTATACCTAGATCCCTCCCTTCTCGAAGGGCTAAAAGATCTCAGCCTTACCAGAGGAGTTGGGAGTAAGAAAGTAAAGGTCATGGGGATAAAAGTTCTCGCCGATGGGAGCCTTGGGGCTCGGACAGCATGGCTTTCCGAACCATATGAAGACTCTCCTACTACCGGGCACCCCAACATAAGCAAAGAAGAGTTGAGAGAGATAGTTCGGGAGGCACACCAACTAGGTCTTCAGATGGCAGTCCACGCAATAGGCGATAAAACCACTGACATGATCCTAGACATTTACGAAGAGTTTAGTGCTGAAAGAAACCGCATAGAACATGCATCAATTCTAAGGGAAGACCAAATAAAAAGGATGAAAAGGCTTGGAGTTGTTGCTTCGGTTCAGCCAAGGTTTGTAATAAGCGATTGGTGGGCAGTGAAGAGGGTTGGAAAAAGGAGGGCAAAGTGGGTTTATCCCTTCAAGAGCATGCTTGAAGAGGGAATCACAATAGGTTTTGGCACGGATTCTCCAATAGAGCCGGTGAACCCGTGGGAAAGCGTCTATGCAGCGGTAACCCGGGGCAAATTTGAAGGCATTGAAACTTACGATTACACAAAAGACGAGTGCCTTTCCCTTGAAGAGAGCCTCCACAGCTATACCTACGGTTCTGCCTACATAATGCATGCTGAAGATGAACTTGGAACACTTGAAAAGGGCAAATTTGGAGACTTCATTATAGTTGATCAGGATCCGTTTGAAGTTAAAGAAGAAGAGCTAAAAGACATAAAAGTCCTTGAAGTCTATGTATCCGGTTCAAAGAATTATTAG
- a CDS encoding aminopeptidase P family protein: MDRMKKFLEALEEYDGALITPGSNLYYLTGMAPQATEERLFLLVVNKNGESVLIAPKLYENEVEWENVVFWGDDEDPYEVLERVLSSLNLKSGRILVEDTMRASFLIRIEQLLEGYTFYPLSAVTKEMRMRKGEKEIRLMKKAAEIADKVFYEIINRDLVGKTEKQVALEIEFLIRELADGVSFSPIVASGKNAANPHHSPGERKIRRGDFVILDFGARYKGYCSDITRTVAIGYANEKLKEIYEIVKEAQERAFQSVREGIKAKEVDMAARNYIASKGYGEYFIHRTGHGLGLEIHEEPYISQTNERVLENGMTFTIEPGIYVPNLGGVRIEDDVVVEKKGKRLTNAERELIIL; this comes from the coding sequence ATGGACAGAATGAAAAAGTTCTTGGAAGCCCTCGAGGAGTATGATGGTGCACTGATAACTCCCGGTAGCAATCTCTATTATTTAACTGGAATGGCACCTCAAGCAACTGAAGAAAGGCTGTTTCTTCTCGTGGTCAATAAAAATGGAGAGAGCGTGTTAATAGCCCCTAAGCTCTATGAAAATGAAGTTGAATGGGAAAACGTAGTGTTCTGGGGGGACGATGAGGATCCCTATGAGGTTCTTGAAAGAGTGCTTTCTTCCCTAAACTTAAAAAGCGGCAGGATTTTGGTTGAAGATACAATGAGGGCAAGCTTCTTAATTCGTATTGAGCAGCTTTTAGAGGGTTACACCTTTTATCCTCTGAGTGCAGTTACAAAAGAGATGCGAATGCGTAAGGGTGAAAAAGAAATAAGGCTGATGAAAAAGGCCGCTGAGATTGCAGATAAGGTTTTTTATGAAATCATAAACAGAGACTTAGTGGGAAAGACCGAAAAGCAAGTTGCGTTGGAAATTGAGTTCCTTATTAGGGAGCTAGCAGATGGTGTGTCTTTTTCTCCAATAGTTGCCTCTGGCAAAAACGCCGCAAATCCCCATCATTCGCCCGGTGAAAGGAAAATAAGGCGTGGAGACTTTGTAATACTCGACTTTGGGGCAAGATACAAGGGTTACTGCTCCGATATAACAAGAACTGTGGCAATAGGCTATGCCAACGAGAAGCTTAAGGAAATCTATGAGATCGTTAAAGAAGCTCAAGAAAGGGCTTTCCAGAGTGTCCGTGAAGGAATAAAAGCTAAAGAAGTTGACATGGCTGCAAGAAATTACATAGCCAGTAAAGGCTATGGGGAGTACTTCATCCACAGAACGGGACATGGATTGGGTCTGGAAATCCATGAAGAGCCTTATATAAGCCAAACAAACGAGAGAGTTCTTGAAAACGGCATGACGTTTACCATCGAACCCGGCATTTACGTCCCCAATTTGGGCGGTGTAAGAATAGAAGACGACGTTGTTGTAGAGAAAAAAGGAAAAAGGCTTACAAACGCTGAAAGAGAACTAATAATTCTTTGA
- a CDS encoding metallophosphoesterase family protein codes for MPYVAVLANINGNFPGLVKALGRIEELKEEGYEIEKYYILGNIIGLFPYPKEVLDVLDDLIKNNNVKIIRGEFDQIIAMSDPHAEGPEYIDELNIEPYIKEALKYTWEKLGHEGREFIRDLPIYLVDKIGENDIFGVYGSPLNPFEGKVLPDQPTTYYEAIMRPVKDYELLLVSSPKLPVNAMTRYGRVVCPGSVGFPPGKEHKATFALIKVDNLHTKFVEVDYDKKVIEDKIKAEGLPEELIKILYHGKV; via the coding sequence ATGCCATACGTGGCAGTATTAGCAAATATCAACGGAAACTTCCCGGGACTTGTAAAAGCCCTTGGAAGAATCGAGGAGCTTAAGGAAGAAGGATACGAGATTGAAAAGTACTACATACTTGGAAACATCATTGGGCTGTTTCCCTATCCAAAGGAGGTTCTTGATGTTCTCGATGACCTAATCAAGAACAACAATGTAAAGATAATTCGTGGAGAGTTTGACCAGATAATAGCTATGAGCGACCCACATGCGGAGGGGCCAGAGTATATTGATGAACTTAACATTGAGCCCTACATAAAAGAGGCTTTAAAATACACATGGGAAAAGCTTGGCCACGAGGGAAGGGAGTTCATAAGAGACTTGCCGATATATCTTGTAGACAAAATCGGTGAAAACGACATATTTGGAGTCTATGGGAGCCCATTAAATCCATTCGAAGGTAAGGTTCTTCCAGACCAGCCCACTACGTACTATGAAGCCATTATGAGACCGGTAAAAGACTATGAACTCCTATTAGTATCATCTCCAAAACTTCCTGTAAATGCCATGACAAGGTACGGAAGGGTAGTGTGCCCAGGTAGCGTCGGATTTCCTCCCGGAAAGGAACACAAGGCAACTTTTGCCCTCATAAAGGTTGACAACCTGCACACAAAATTCGTAGAGGTTGACTACGACAAGAAGGTTATAGAGGATAAGATTAAAGCAGAAGGATTGCCAGAAGAGCTCATCAAAATCCTCTACCACGGAAAAGTTTGA
- a CDS encoding lipopolysaccharide biosynthesis protein produces the protein MSYEKKVMLRHSIASIVALALFGLSRFIYSIVISRRFGVEVLGKVNSLISQAFLLAVPLSFFAVALGKYASEFLGKGDIEKIKSMTVLGFSFPFIGLALIPFNFYLAILAVLRALQLTFRSFIYGLHRGEIYAYAMLGAFILFIGGFFSENYYLPYIGLLSGVAIFGFVYLFKEKLFGKPSLNVFKLLLKYSSFAFLGTISGVFLVQAPYFLSEKLASPKVAGIVSASLSAAFLLTYLPQVFQSAIMPLYSYKYGKDDMEYVKWLAEESTKTLSLLVALVVFSLLLVGREILSILFGFRLGSEFYLALIAVETYIAYNPSIVALNSTKYVKEGTVITLLGASVSLIAWLLLIEPFKEYGAVLGLFLGYLSILIGTFYMANKKLKVAFDCYAQFVAAILLQSTVFISKSLLLLAFMIYLWLFRKEIGKMLNLIKLFRGRGF, from the coding sequence ATGAGTTACGAGAAAAAAGTAATGCTAAGACACTCAATAGCGAGTATCGTGGCTTTGGCACTTTTTGGCCTCAGCAGGTTTATTTACAGCATAGTTATTTCAAGGAGATTCGGCGTAGAAGTTTTAGGAAAGGTAAATTCATTAATATCGCAGGCATTTTTACTGGCTGTTCCGTTAAGTTTTTTTGCTGTGGCTTTGGGGAAGTACGCCTCCGAGTTCTTGGGAAAGGGAGATATAGAAAAAATAAAGTCCATGACAGTATTGGGGTTTTCTTTTCCTTTCATTGGCTTAGCTTTGATCCCGTTTAACTTTTATCTGGCTATTTTAGCAGTTTTGAGGGCGCTCCAGCTAACGTTTCGGAGCTTTATTTATGGTCTTCATCGGGGTGAGATCTACGCTTATGCAATGTTAGGGGCGTTTATTCTGTTTATTGGGGGATTCTTTTCGGAAAATTACTACCTTCCTTATATTGGTCTTCTTTCTGGAGTAGCTATTTTTGGATTTGTATATCTTTTTAAGGAGAAATTGTTTGGAAAACCTAGTCTTAATGTATTCAAACTTCTCTTGAAGTACTCCAGCTTTGCGTTCCTTGGGACAATCTCGGGAGTTTTTCTTGTTCAGGCGCCGTATTTCCTAAGTGAAAAGCTGGCTTCTCCTAAAGTTGCCGGCATTGTCTCAGCTTCTCTTTCGGCTGCATTTTTGCTAACCTACTTGCCGCAGGTATTCCAATCGGCGATAATGCCGTTGTATTCTTACAAATACGGGAAAGACGATATGGAGTACGTAAAATGGCTTGCCGAAGAGTCTACAAAGACACTCTCTCTTCTAGTAGCTTTGGTTGTTTTCTCTCTTTTACTCGTAGGCAGGGAGATTTTGTCAATTCTCTTTGGGTTTCGCCTGGGCAGTGAGTTCTACTTGGCTCTAATAGCGGTGGAAACTTATATAGCATACAACCCCAGTATAGTGGCATTGAATTCAACAAAATATGTGAAAGAAGGAACTGTTATAACTCTGTTGGGGGCAAGCGTTTCTTTAATTGCCTGGTTGCTGTTAATTGAGCCCTTTAAGGAATATGGGGCGGTTTTGGGGCTATTCTTGGGATACCTCTCAATACTGATTGGGACATTTTACATGGCAAACAAAAAGCTGAAAGTAGCGTTTGACTGTTACGCTCAGTTTGTTGCAGCTATTCTGTTGCAGTCCACTGTATTTATTTCAAAAAGCCTTTTGCTACTGGCTTTCATGATATACTTGTGGCTCTTCAGAAAAGAAATAGGGAAGATGCTAAATCTCATCAAACTTTTCCGTGGTAGAGGATTTTGA
- a CDS encoding FUN14 domain-containing protein → MNFEVSGIVGDMGIGAVVGFITGYALKKFIKIVLTLIGAYVLSLFWLQQKGVITINTDALFNLAESATTSTLTLADKVEGILPGTGAFVAGFYLGFRKG, encoded by the coding sequence ATGAACTTTGAAGTTAGTGGGATAGTGGGTGATATGGGGATTGGAGCTGTTGTCGGCTTTATAACTGGTTATGCGCTTAAGAAGTTCATAAAAATAGTGCTCACATTGATAGGCGCATATGTATTGAGTCTATTCTGGCTCCAGCAGAAGGGAGTTATAACGATAAACACTGATGCCCTCTTTAACCTTGCAGAAAGCGCAACTACCTCGACTTTAACGCTTGCAGATAAAGTGGAGGGGATTTTACCCGGAACAGGGGCATTTGTTGCAGGCTTTTATCTGGGATTCCGCAAAGGTTAA
- a CDS encoding PadR family transcriptional regulator — protein MTTPMERLKEKMTKEVLWIYILRLLKDRPMYAYELKKEIRERFGFEPATVSSYVVLYKLEHDGYVTSEWQESETGKPSRKYYKLTKKGEKLLEDGIKFIEETLNKLK, from the coding sequence ATGACAACTCCTATGGAGAGACTTAAGGAAAAGATGACAAAAGAAGTTCTGTGGATTTACATACTGAGACTGCTAAAGGATAGGCCCATGTACGCATACGAGCTCAAAAAGGAGATAAGGGAGAGATTTGGGTTTGAACCTGCTACAGTGAGTAGCTATGTGGTGCTCTACAAGCTTGAACACGATGGATATGTCACCTCAGAATGGCAGGAAAGCGAAACTGGAAAGCCCTCAAGGAAATATTACAAACTCACAAAAAAGGGAGAAAAACTCCTTGAGGATGGAATAAAATTTATAGAAGAAACATTAAACAAGCTTAAGTAA
- a CDS encoding 50S ribosomal protein L40e, with protein sequence MARFPEAEARIFRKYICMRCGATNPWKAEKCRKCGYKGLRPKAKEPRGGAGR encoded by the coding sequence ATGGCGAGGTTCCCTGAAGCAGAGGCAAGAATATTTAGGAAGTATATATGTATGAGGTGCGGTGCTACCAACCCATGGAAAGCAGAGAAGTGCAGAAAGTGCGGATACAAGGGATTGAGGCCAAAAGCTAAGGAGCCAAGAGGAGGAGCAGGACGTTAG
- a CDS encoding DUF4268 domain-containing protein, with amino-acid sequence MGYIVIKNGSKVEIIGEGDFSTDKDEKYLHTLVEKNPQIILKEITENDVVTLASHLKLPSGGELDLLLVDSAGNLILVELKKGKGHREAIAQLLDYASDLQQMSESELFSSANVKFQSIEEIYRHFYANDEEFSYDDFKRNFLESLTNPNKIQLLLVSYTIGDDTLRLAGWLRKFGIKILCVEFDYFKSENKEIFVPKLRGSMEETERIERKTETQEKYLRFFSEILSSFKERKPGVTERRATTDSWLQIPAGFSSVHFEWLFRGREPNKILEVGLHFEDKKEDFNQMLLDYFKSKESVLKKELEAEDLKFGKLGSKWRKIYVEKIVGSLDKALESDEIKEWAVRMMIKFYEIFKESGEIEKAIQAVRET; translated from the coding sequence GTGGGATACATCGTTATTAAGAATGGTAGCAAAGTTGAAATAATTGGAGAAGGCGATTTTTCAACTGACAAAGATGAAAAGTACCTGCATACCCTTGTTGAGAAGAATCCACAGATAATTTTGAAAGAAATTACAGAAAATGACGTAGTTACATTGGCTAGTCATTTAAAACTACCAAGTGGTGGTGAGCTCGATTTATTATTAGTAGATTCTGCCGGAAATCTGATTTTAGTAGAGCTAAAAAAAGGAAAGGGACACAGAGAGGCTATTGCTCAATTGTTAGACTATGCTTCTGATTTGCAACAAATGAGTGAAAGTGAACTGTTCAGCTCCGCAAACGTAAAATTCCAATCTATAGAGGAAATATACAGACATTTCTATGCAAATGATGAGGAATTTAGTTATGATGATTTCAAAAGAAACTTTTTGGAATCCCTCACGAATCCCAATAAAATTCAACTCTTATTGGTCTCTTATACCATTGGTGATGACACTCTAAGGCTTGCGGGGTGGCTTAGGAAGTTTGGAATAAAGATTCTCTGTGTGGAATTTGATTACTTCAAAAGTGAAAACAAAGAAATCTTTGTTCCAAAATTACGTGGTAGTATGGAAGAGACCGAAAGAATTGAGAGAAAAACAGAAACTCAAGAAAAATACTTGAGATTTTTTTCAGAGATCCTCTCAAGCTTCAAAGAGAGAAAACCTGGAGTAACTGAAAGAAGGGCAACTACTGACAGCTGGCTACAGATACCTGCTGGCTTTAGTTCGGTTCATTTCGAGTGGCTTTTCCGAGGAAGAGAACCAAATAAGATATTGGAAGTTGGCTTACACTTTGAAGACAAGAAAGAGGACTTTAACCAAATGCTACTTGATTATTTCAAATCAAAAGAAAGCGTTCTCAAAAAAGAGTTAGAAGCGGAAGATTTAAAATTTGGGAAGCTTGGGAGTAAATGGAGAAAAATTTACGTCGAAAAAATTGTTGGCAGTCTGGACAAAGCTTTAGAAAGTGATGAAATAAAAGAGTGGGCTGTAAGAATGATGA